One region of Lactobacillus johnsonii genomic DNA includes:
- a CDS encoding YfhO family protein, whose protein sequence is MKKLSKEKKNILKLCLISFGITIAIFLIVSSLANCNPFLGGVLWGGDLPDEYLSFFQYLRRLILGNWNNLQFSFANGLGADMAGNIGYYLASPFNLLILLFPASQINLALYVIIIIKLGLASAAFTFLILNFFNFKNQIYSVFLGIIYGLSGYCIGYGANLMWLDGVILLPLIIYALIKGLVKRHWTLYIVLLACAIIFNYYIGYMICIFMVIAFCAYTINNFKDKKIFIQQIIDFVISSLISGLISAVITLPTWMNLSNNKFAEHTINEGFRLSPVSSIAKSISALFMKNTFNGSPLLFIGTLAIIIFILYFIDNKNSKKERIINLVIGLVFLLSLVQTKIYLFWHGGQKPVGFPYRFSFIIIFWILLLAAKELAGFDLKKKQLLLASGIYFVVGLLVTVLRLHYGKYDMYMLVSLGLIILFSILLYFSDHKSFRFVLVMVGVVEIAISSYLMLDRIGMRSNIYSNYVTENQELFDHLPASVKSKRIAKNYFLNNDRGESYAFNYKGAEIFSSNNDPKISKLYANLGLSAYGYYYFYKTGTVVTDAIFNIGGFIDNSLPSQSISPEYISYGLRDDLKNNPILLKEKQYTAYRTDTLPLVFAGNLSNNLKFKSNDPVYNQNLVLNSLTQTQGNVLTYSPKVAKIKVTDSKLNQEKKKFTVTRTSDKEGSVTFTFDGLKPKETAYVQFGKDLMGFADPLTTYHASQDGNNKPELSITINKKDVRLQSQVKQLIGVRANQKGQVQIKWSLAGNKRILTSEIPRLVNINSTLLRSKVSQVNNKKQMHLTTFRDNYLSGKINTTKNENLVTTIPYSRGWKVKVDGKPVKVSRTLDVFIGLDMKPGKHTVVMRYRTPGLLIGVITSIIGIILLVVFNGYLEKKKY, encoded by the coding sequence ATGAAAAAGTTGAGTAAAGAAAAGAAAAATATTCTGAAACTGTGTTTGATAAGTTTCGGAATAACTATAGCGATTTTCCTAATTGTATCTAGTTTGGCAAATTGTAATCCGTTTTTAGGTGGAGTTTTATGGGGCGGAGATTTACCAGATGAATATCTATCATTTTTTCAATATCTTCGTCGTTTGATTTTAGGAAACTGGAACAATTTGCAATTTAGTTTTGCTAATGGGTTAGGCGCGGATATGGCTGGAAACATTGGTTACTATCTTGCTAGCCCATTTAATTTACTAATTTTATTATTCCCAGCTAGTCAAATAAATTTAGCACTTTATGTAATAATTATTATCAAATTAGGTTTAGCTAGTGCAGCATTTACATTTTTAATCTTAAATTTTTTCAATTTTAAAAATCAGATCTATTCAGTTTTTCTGGGAATTATTTATGGATTAAGTGGATACTGCATCGGATATGGAGCAAATTTAATGTGGCTCGATGGGGTAATCCTATTACCATTAATTATTTATGCTCTGATCAAAGGTTTAGTTAAAAGACACTGGACTCTTTATATTGTCTTGCTAGCATGTGCCATAATTTTTAACTATTATATTGGTTACATGATTTGTATCTTCATGGTAATTGCCTTTTGTGCTTATACAATCAATAATTTTAAGGATAAAAAAATATTCATCCAGCAGATAATTGATTTTGTAATAAGTTCACTAATTAGTGGGCTAATTAGTGCGGTTATTACTTTACCAACCTGGATGAATTTATCTAATAATAAATTTGCTGAACACACTATCAATGAAGGTTTTAGACTAAGTCCAGTTTCTTCAATTGCTAAAAGCATATCTGCTCTCTTTATGAAAAATACCTTTAATGGATCGCCCCTTTTATTTATTGGTACTTTGGCAATAATTATTTTTATTTTGTACTTTATCGATAATAAGAATTCAAAAAAAGAAAGAATTATTAACTTAGTGATTGGTTTAGTTTTTCTACTAAGTTTGGTTCAAACAAAAATCTATCTTTTCTGGCATGGAGGACAAAAACCAGTTGGTTTTCCATATAGATTTAGCTTTATTATTATCTTTTGGATTTTATTATTAGCCGCAAAAGAATTAGCAGGTTTTGATTTAAAGAAAAAACAACTTCTATTAGCATCAGGAATCTACTTCGTTGTTGGACTTTTAGTGACTGTCTTAAGACTGCACTATGGAAAATACGATATGTATATGTTGGTTTCGCTGGGCTTAATTATTTTGTTTAGTATTTTACTTTATTTTTCAGACCATAAATCATTTCGTTTTGTTCTCGTGATGGTAGGAGTAGTAGAGATTGCTATTAGTAGTTATCTTATGTTGGATCGAATAGGGATGAGAAGTAATATATACTCTAATTATGTAACTGAAAACCAAGAGTTATTTGATCATTTGCCAGCTAGTGTTAAAAGTAAAAGAATAGCCAAAAATTATTTTTTAAATAATGATCGTGGCGAAAGCTACGCATTTAACTACAAAGGAGCAGAGATTTTTTCTTCTAATAATGATCCCAAAATTAGTAAATTATATGCTAACTTAGGATTATCAGCATATGGTTATTATTATTTCTATAAAACCGGAACAGTAGTGACTGATGCTATTTTCAATATTGGTGGTTTTATTGATAATTCCTTACCAAGTCAGAGTATCTCCCCTGAATATATTAGTTATGGGCTGAGAGATGATTTGAAAAATAATCCAATTTTATTAAAAGAAAAGCAGTACACAGCATATCGAACTGATACATTACCACTTGTTTTTGCTGGTAACTTATCTAATAATTTAAAATTTAAGAGTAATGATCCTGTTTATAATCAAAATCTAGTTTTAAATTCGTTAACTCAAACTCAAGGAAATGTCTTAACTTATAGTCCAAAAGTTGCAAAAATTAAAGTAACTGATAGTAAATTGAATCAGGAAAAGAAGAAGTTTACAGTCACTCGGACATCTGATAAAGAGGGAAGTGTAACTTTTACTTTTGACGGTTTGAAACCAAAAGAAACGGCCTATGTTCAATTTGGTAAAGATTTAATGGGATTTGCGGATCCACTAACTACTTATCATGCAAGTCAGGATGGAAATAATAAACCTGAATTAAGTATTACCATTAATAAAAAAGATGTTCGACTTCAATCACAAGTTAAACAACTAATTGGTGTTCGAGCAAATCAAAAAGGACAGGTCCAAATTAAGTGGAGCCTAGCAGGAAATAAACGAATTCTGACTAGCGAAATACCACGTTTAGTAAATATTAATTCAACTTTATTGCGATCTAAAGTTTCACAAGTTAATAATAAAAAACAGATGCACTTAACAACTTTTAGAGATAATTATCTATCGGGAAAAATAAATACCACTAAAAATGAAAATCTGGTAACTACTATTCCATACAGTAGAGGCTGGAAAGTAAAAGTAGATGGTAAACCAGTTAAGGTGAGCCGAACTTTGGATGTATTTATTGGTTTAGATATGAAACCTGGTAAACATACTGTAGTAATGAGATATAGGACTCCTGGATTGCTTATTGGAGTTATAACAAGTATCATAGGTATAATCTTACTAGTGGTATTTAATGGGTACTTGGAAAAGAAAAAATATTAG
- the hslO gene encoding Hsp33 family molecular chaperone HslO: MKDYLVKAIDKTKNLRLITVDAKDLVSEAQKRHDTWSASSAVLGRTLIGGLLLSAALLKDKDELTVRLLGNGLVGATIVTAKADLTIKGYIQNPHIALPPKKDGHIDVAKAVGKGWLEVTKDQGLKEPYTGQVPIVSGEIAEDFTYYLAKSEQIPSAVGLSVFVEPNNEIGAAGGFILQALPGATDEQLAEVEKRIKALPNLSTLFLDGMTPENLAERILGTDCKILAKEDVSFACDCSKEKYSQILATLKPAQLKEMIEKDHGAELVCRFCKEKYHFTEDELKDVLKKAN, from the coding sequence ATGAAAGATTATTTAGTAAAAGCAATTGATAAAACTAAGAATTTACGATTAATTACGGTTGATGCTAAAGATTTAGTAAGTGAAGCACAAAAAAGACATGATACTTGGAGTGCATCTTCAGCTGTGCTTGGAAGAACACTTATTGGAGGATTACTCTTGTCAGCAGCTTTATTGAAAGATAAAGATGAATTAACTGTTAGGTTACTTGGAAATGGTCTAGTGGGAGCAACTATTGTAACAGCAAAAGCTGATCTAACAATTAAAGGATATATCCAAAATCCTCATATAGCCCTTCCACCTAAAAAAGATGGACATATCGATGTGGCAAAAGCCGTTGGAAAAGGTTGGCTTGAGGTAACCAAAGATCAAGGTTTGAAGGAACCATATACAGGTCAAGTTCCAATTGTTAGTGGGGAGATTGCAGAAGATTTTACATATTATCTAGCCAAATCAGAGCAAATTCCTTCAGCTGTTGGTCTATCAGTATTTGTTGAGCCTAATAATGAGATTGGGGCAGCTGGCGGATTTATTTTACAGGCATTACCTGGAGCTACTGATGAGCAATTGGCTGAAGTTGAAAAGAGAATCAAGGCTCTTCCTAATCTTTCTACTTTATTTTTAGATGGAATGACACCTGAAAATTTGGCAGAGAGAATCTTAGGGACTGATTGTAAAATTTTAGCTAAAGAAGATGTTTCTTTTGCTTGTGATTGTTCGAAAGAAAAATATAGTCAAATCTTGGCTACCTTAAAACCAGCACAATTAAAAGAAATGATTGAGAAGGATCATGGCGCAGAGTTAGTTTGCCGCTTTTGTAAAGAAAAATATCATTTTACTGAAGATGAGTTAAAAGATGTCCTTAAGAAGGCAAATTAA
- the dusB gene encoding tRNA dihydrouridine synthase DusB, which translates to MKNDSWKIRDVEIPNRVVVAPMAGISNAAFRVVCKEFGAGLVVCEMISDHGIIYRNKKTLEMLTVDPREHPMSIQIFGGSEETLVEAAHYVDTHTAADIININMGCPVPKVTKTDAGARWLLDPNKIYQMVHAVVRNVSKPVTVKMRTGWDQKHIFAVENALAAQEAGASAVAMHGRTRKQMYMGEADWETLKDVADALTIPFVGNGDVTTPEKAKAMLEDVGADAVMVGRAALGNPWIIKDMVHYLDTGEKLRPQTVEEKVETAKDQLNGLIDLKGEKIAVPEFRRQAAYYLKGIPRSARTRAKINDVWTKKEVFDLLDDFVEKYEARQKQINQ; encoded by the coding sequence GTGAAAAACGATAGTTGGAAAATTAGGGATGTTGAAATTCCTAATCGTGTAGTAGTTGCACCGATGGCTGGAATTTCAAATGCTGCTTTCCGAGTAGTATGTAAGGAATTTGGCGCAGGCCTAGTAGTGTGTGAAATGATTTCAGATCATGGAATTATTTATCGCAATAAAAAGACCTTGGAAATGTTAACGGTTGATCCTCGTGAACATCCAATGAGTATTCAAATTTTTGGTGGTAGTGAGGAAACTTTAGTTGAAGCTGCTCATTATGTTGATACTCATACAGCAGCTGATATTATCAATATTAATATGGGTTGTCCTGTACCAAAGGTAACAAAAACTGATGCCGGAGCTCGTTGGCTATTAGATCCAAATAAGATCTATCAAATGGTCCATGCAGTTGTTCGTAATGTAAGTAAACCAGTTACTGTTAAAATGAGAACAGGCTGGGATCAAAAACATATTTTTGCTGTTGAAAATGCTTTAGCTGCTCAAGAAGCCGGTGCTAGTGCTGTTGCGATGCATGGTCGAACTAGAAAGCAAATGTACATGGGCGAAGCTGACTGGGAAACTTTAAAAGATGTAGCAGATGCTTTGACTATTCCTTTTGTTGGTAATGGGGATGTTACTACTCCTGAAAAGGCAAAAGCAATGCTAGAGGATGTTGGAGCAGATGCAGTGATGGTTGGTAGAGCGGCTTTAGGAAATCCATGGATTATTAAAGATATGGTCCACTATTTGGATACCGGCGAGAAATTACGTCCACAAACTGTTGAAGAAAAAGTTGAAACTGCTAAAGATCAATTAAATGGATTGATTGATTTAAAGGGAGAAAAAATTGCTGTTCCCGAATTTAGAAGACAAGCAGCTTATTATTTAAAAGGAATTCCCCGTTCAGCTCGAACCCGTGCTAAAATAAATGATGTTTGGACGAAAAAAGAAGTTTTTGACTTGTTAGATGATTTTGTGGAAAAATATGAAGCGAGACAAAAGCAAATTAACCAATAA
- the lysS gene encoding lysine--tRNA ligase, whose protein sequence is MAKNEMNDQLIARREKMDEMRENGIEPFGVRKFDRQDLARTLNEKYSNEDKDELNADMPMTKIAGRMLAKRGKGKVGFADLYDRTGKIQIYVRKDIVGEDNYKIFKKSDIGDFLGIDGEVMKTDTGELTIRATHITFLSKALRPLPNKWDGLKDVEQIYRQRYLDLITNHDSYMRFVHRTQIIQAIRDYLNNRDFLEVETPVLHNIPGGAEARPFITHHNALDIDLYMRIALELPLKRLIVGGMERVYEIGRVFRNEGLDTKHNPEFTELETYAAYWDFHDVMDEAEGIIRAAAKVVSPDGKITYQGTDIDLGKPFRRVHMVDLIKEKTGVDFWKPMTIEEARKVADEHNVHYESYWKVGHIINAFFEEFGEGSIVQPTFVYGHPVEVSPLAKKNADDPRFTDRFEIFIMGAEYGNAFSELNDPDDQRHRFEDQMAEREAGNDEADMIDEDYLRAMEFGMPPTGGLGIGIDRLVMLLTDAPAIRDVLLFPTMRPEKVESVEAEVQEDLKKKNK, encoded by the coding sequence GTGGCAAAGAATGAAATGAACGACCAACTAATCGCTCGTCGTGAAAAAATGGACGAAATGCGTGAAAACGGTATTGAACCTTTTGGCGTAAGAAAATTTGATCGTCAAGACTTAGCTCGTACTTTGAATGAAAAGTATAGCAACGAAGATAAAGATGAATTAAATGCTGATATGCCTATGACTAAGATTGCAGGTCGTATGCTTGCAAAACGTGGTAAGGGTAAAGTTGGATTTGCAGATCTTTATGACCGTACTGGTAAGATTCAAATTTACGTACGTAAAGATATCGTTGGTGAAGATAACTACAAGATTTTTAAGAAGTCTGATATTGGTGACTTTTTAGGTATTGATGGTGAAGTAATGAAGACAGATACTGGTGAGTTGACTATTCGTGCTACTCACATTACTTTCTTGTCTAAGGCTCTTCGTCCATTACCTAATAAATGGGATGGTTTAAAGGATGTTGAACAAATTTATCGTCAGCGCTACCTTGACTTAATTACAAATCATGATAGTTACATGCGTTTTGTTCATCGTACTCAAATTATTCAAGCTATTCGTGACTATTTGAATAATAGAGATTTCTTAGAAGTTGAAACTCCAGTTCTCCACAATATTCCTGGTGGTGCTGAAGCCCGTCCATTTATTACCCACCATAATGCTTTGGATATTGATCTTTACATGAGAATTGCTTTGGAACTTCCATTGAAGCGTCTAATCGTTGGTGGTATGGAACGTGTTTACGAAATTGGCCGTGTATTTAGAAATGAAGGTCTTGATACTAAGCACAACCCAGAATTTACTGAACTTGAAACTTATGCAGCTTACTGGGACTTCCATGATGTAATGGATGAAGCAGAAGGAATTATTAGAGCAGCTGCTAAAGTTGTTTCACCAGATGGTAAGATTACTTACCAAGGAACTGATATTGACTTGGGTAAGCCATTCCGCCGTGTTCACATGGTTGATTTAATCAAGGAAAAGACTGGTGTTGACTTCTGGAAGCCAATGACTATTGAAGAAGCAAGAAAAGTTGCTGATGAACACAATGTTCACTACGAAAGTTACTGGAAAGTTGGTCACATTATCAATGCCTTCTTTGAAGAATTCGGTGAAGGATCAATTGTTCAACCTACTTTTGTTTATGGACACCCAGTAGAAGTATCTCCACTTGCTAAGAAGAATGCTGATGATCCAAGATTTACTGATCGTTTTGAAATCTTTATTATGGGTGCTGAATATGGTAATGCATTCTCAGAATTAAATGATCCAGATGATCAACGTCATCGTTTCGAAGACCAAATGGCTGAAAGAGAAGCTGGTAATGATGAAGCTGATATGATTGATGAAGATTACCTTCGTGCTATGGAATTCGGTATGCCTCCTACAGGTGGTCTAGGTATTGGTATTGATCGTTTGGTAATGCTTTTAACTGATGCTCCTGCTATTCGTGATGTCTTACTCTTCCCAACAATGCGTCCTGAAAAGGTGGAAAGTGTTGAAGCAGAAGTTCAAGAAGATTTGAAGAAAAAGAATAAATAA
- a CDS encoding ATP-dependent Clp protease ATP-binding subunit — protein MEKSYSDSAKNVLEIAKEQAQNFHHRIIGTEHVLLALVIEANGDAGKLLRERNVTPTLVREEIERYTGYGSSPKATYMEMSPRLSLVLNFAKQKADELGIAQIETKHILLGLLASDQILASLILKNIGVDPRDLSQDVNDSFMDGSGEEDNVLGISSATGMKKGKSLTPNLDKVSVNLNKRAREGAIDPVIGRDKEIKRVIQILSRRTKNNPVLVGEPGVGKTAVAQGIAAAIVNHEVPDTLAKKRVMALDMGSLIAGTKYRGEFEDRMKKILKEIQRDGSVILFVDEMHTLIGAGGAEGAIDASNILKPSLARGDIQMIGATTFDEYQKYIEKDQALARRFQQVKIGEPSKEETVDILKGLRSKYEKFHNVKIEDEAIKDAVEFSTRYIANRFLPDKAIDLIDEASAAVKIQAIGKSDPRLTKLDTQINDVIHQKEQAAENQNFVQAAKLRDEENKLTQDRDKLIEKVENKNSKKSIVDSDKIAQIVSEWTGVPVTRMKKSETKRLAHLENILHERVIGQDEAISAVSRAIRRSRSGIKDENRPIGSFLFLGLTGVGKTELAKALAAAVFGSERNIIRVDMSEYMDQIATSKLIGSAPGYVGYEEGGQLSERVRRNPYSVILLDEVEKAHPDVFNLLLQVLDEGFLTDSKGRKVDFRNTIIIMTSNLGSRSLQEDKTVGFAADNADKNKLQQEKVTAAVKQFFRPEFLNRIDETVVFDSLTKKQLREIVSLMTGHLVDRLAKKDVTLKISPAALDVLAKNGFDPEMGARPLRRAIQHELEDVIAEDLISEKIKAGQIVKIGAHQGKLKFTIVDKEKTLVKN, from the coding sequence ATGGAAAAATCATATAGTGATAGTGCAAAAAATGTTCTTGAAATTGCTAAAGAGCAAGCACAAAACTTTCACCATCGAATTATTGGAACAGAGCATGTTCTGCTTGCTTTAGTAATTGAAGCTAATGGGGATGCTGGAAAACTTTTGCGTGAAAGAAATGTAACACCAACCTTAGTGCGAGAAGAAATTGAAAGATATACTGGTTATGGTTCAAGTCCAAAGGCAACATACATGGAAATGTCCCCCCGCTTAAGTCTAGTTTTGAATTTTGCTAAACAAAAGGCTGACGAATTAGGGATTGCTCAAATTGAGACAAAACATATTTTGCTAGGTTTGTTAGCTAGTGATCAAATTTTAGCAAGTTTAATTTTGAAAAATATTGGTGTAGATCCACGAGATTTAAGTCAGGATGTAAATGACAGTTTCATGGATGGTTCTGGGGAAGAAGATAATGTTCTTGGTATTTCTTCAGCCACTGGCATGAAAAAAGGTAAGTCACTGACTCCAAATTTAGATAAAGTTAGTGTGAATCTAAATAAAAGAGCCCGTGAAGGTGCAATTGACCCAGTAATTGGTAGAGATAAAGAAATAAAAAGAGTAATTCAAATCTTATCTCGAAGAACTAAAAATAATCCTGTTTTAGTGGGAGAACCGGGTGTTGGTAAGACTGCAGTTGCACAAGGAATAGCAGCCGCAATTGTAAATCATGAAGTTCCAGATACTCTAGCTAAAAAACGAGTTATGGCATTGGACATGGGAAGTTTAATTGCTGGAACTAAATATCGTGGTGAATTTGAAGATAGAATGAAGAAAATTCTAAAAGAAATTCAACGTGATGGTTCTGTCATCTTATTTGTTGATGAAATGCATACTTTGATTGGTGCAGGTGGAGCAGAAGGCGCAATTGATGCTTCAAATATCTTAAAGCCTTCATTAGCACGTGGTGATATTCAAATGATTGGTGCTACTACTTTTGATGAGTACCAAAAATATATTGAAAAAGATCAAGCTTTAGCAAGACGTTTTCAACAAGTAAAAATTGGTGAACCTTCAAAAGAAGAAACTGTGGATATTTTAAAGGGCTTGCGCTCTAAATATGAAAAATTCCACAATGTAAAAATTGAAGATGAAGCAATTAAGGATGCAGTTGAATTTTCAACACGTTATATTGCTAATCGGTTCTTACCTGATAAAGCTATTGATTTGATTGATGAAGCAAGTGCAGCTGTAAAAATTCAAGCAATTGGTAAAAGTGATCCACGTTTAACAAAACTTGATACGCAAATTAATGATGTTATTCATCAAAAAGAACAGGCTGCAGAGAATCAAAATTTTGTTCAAGCAGCTAAATTACGGGATGAAGAAAATAAGCTTACACAGGATCGGGATAAATTAATCGAAAAAGTAGAGAATAAAAACTCTAAAAAGTCGATTGTTGATTCTGATAAGATCGCTCAAATTGTATCTGAATGGACTGGTGTGCCTGTTACTAGGATGAAGAAGAGTGAAACAAAACGTTTAGCTCACTTAGAAAATATTTTACATGAACGTGTAATTGGACAGGACGAAGCTATTAGTGCCGTAAGTCGAGCAATTAGACGAAGCAGAAGCGGGATTAAGGATGAAAATCGTCCAATCGGTTCATTCTTATTCTTAGGACTTACTGGTGTTGGTAAGACAGAATTAGCTAAAGCTCTTGCTGCAGCAGTGTTTGGCTCAGAACGCAATATTATTCGTGTCGACATGTCTGAATACATGGATCAGATTGCAACAAGCAAATTAATTGGTTCGGCACCGGGATATGTAGGATACGAAGAAGGCGGTCAGCTTTCAGAACGTGTAAGACGTAATCCATATTCCGTAATTTTGTTAGATGAGGTAGAAAAAGCTCATCCAGATGTGTTTAATTTATTGCTTCAAGTTTTAGATGAAGGATTTTTAACTGATTCTAAAGGTAGAAAAGTCGATTTTAGAAATACAATTATTATCATGACTTCTAACCTTGGTTCACGTAGTTTACAAGAAGATAAAACAGTTGGATTTGCAGCTGATAATGCCGATAAGAATAAACTTCAACAAGAAAAAGTTACGGCAGCAGTTAAACAATTCTTCAGACCAGAATTTTTAAACAGAATTGATGAAACAGTTGTCTTTGATAGTTTAACTAAGAAGCAATTGCGTGAAATTGTTAGCTTGATGACCGGTCATTTAGTAGATCGTTTAGCTAAAAAAGATGTAACCTTAAAGATTTCACCAGCAGCTTTAGATGTATTAGCTAAAAATGGATTTGATCCAGAGATGGGTGCCCGTCCATTACGTCGTGCAATTCAACATGAACTTGAAGATGTAATTGCTGAAGATTTAATTAGTGAAAAGATTAAGGCTGGTCAAATTGTAAAAATTGGAGCCCATCAGGGTAAATTAAAATTTACAATTGTTGATAAAGAGAAGACTTTAGTTAAAAATTAG